The following DNA comes from Fervidibacillus albus.
CCGCTCGGGGAATTTTTGAATCGGATTACGAAAAGCGGCAGGAAGTATTACAATTGATCAAACAGAAAATGTAAAAGGGAGGTTGAAATTGTGGAAAAATCAAATCAATCGGCCGATTTTATAATGATCAAAGCCCTCGAAGATGGAGTCAATGTCATCGGCTTGACGAGGGGAACCGATACGAAATTTCATCACACGGAAAAATTAGATGCAGGTGAATTAATGATCGCCCAATTTACTGAGCACACTTCCGCTATGA
Coding sequences within:
- the mtrB gene encoding trp RNA-binding attenuation protein MtrB, yielding MEKSNQSADFIMIKALEDGVNVIGLTRGTDTKFHHTEKLDAGELMIAQFTEHTSAMKIRGKAKIYTSFGDVESGD